In one Limosilactobacillus oris genomic region, the following are encoded:
- the mvk gene encoding mevalonate kinase: protein MVKQQGIGTSHAKIILMGEHSVVYGQPAIALPLPNVKLTATIKHMPTSEQLIASRYYNGPLSQLPPTMRGIQKLIGALTQHFAGEKDGWRLTIASELPAERGMGSSAATAIAIVRAFFDYYEKSLDRPTLLRLADIEEEVTHRSPSGLDAATSSSANPLYYVKGQAGQPLEMKLTATMVIADTGIKGATKEAITDVQALIRKDPAGANQHIDHLGALVKDVRGFLEHNEVGKLGMALDAAQADLTALGVSNDQLDHLIAVARANGARGAKLTGGGRGGCMFAIMETALGARKLASILKENGAAQTWIQPLDQGGTI from the coding sequence ATGGTGAAACAACAGGGGATTGGAACGAGCCATGCCAAAATTATTTTAATGGGGGAGCACAGCGTTGTCTATGGACAGCCCGCAATTGCGCTTCCGCTTCCCAACGTTAAACTCACGGCGACCATCAAGCACATGCCGACTAGCGAGCAGCTCATTGCCAGTCGTTACTATAACGGTCCACTCAGTCAACTGCCTCCGACGATGCGCGGCATTCAAAAGTTGATTGGGGCCCTCACCCAGCACTTTGCTGGCGAAAAGGATGGCTGGCGCCTGACAATCGCTAGTGAACTGCCCGCAGAACGGGGAATGGGATCATCAGCCGCAACCGCAATTGCGATTGTGCGCGCTTTTTTTGATTACTACGAAAAGTCCTTAGACCGTCCGACCCTGCTCCGGCTCGCCGACATCGAAGAGGAAGTCACCCACCGGAGCCCCTCTGGTCTGGACGCGGCCACTAGCTCATCTGCTAACCCGCTCTACTATGTCAAGGGTCAGGCCGGACAACCACTTGAAATGAAGCTCACGGCTACGATGGTGATTGCCGATACCGGAATCAAGGGGGCCACTAAGGAGGCCATTACCGACGTGCAAGCCCTCATCCGAAAGGATCCGGCAGGCGCTAACCAGCACATTGACCACCTGGGCGCACTAGTAAAAGATGTCCGTGGTTTCCTAGAACACAATGAAGTCGGTAAACTGGGGATGGCACTCGATGCCGCCCAGGCTGATCTAACAGCTCTCGGCGTCAGCAATGACCAGCTGGACCACCTGATCGCCGTTGCCCGGGCAAATGGCGCCCGGGGGGCCAAACTAACGGGGGGCGGCCGCGGCGGCTGTATGTTTGCCATTATGGAAACCGCCCTCGGCGCCCGCAAGCTCGCCAGCATCCTCAAGGAGAATGGCGCGGCGCAGACCTGGATTCAGCCACTCGACCAAGGAGGGACGATTTAA
- the mvaD gene encoding diphosphomevalonate decarboxylase → MATAKAHTNIALVKYWGKKDQELIIPQTDSLSLTLDEFYTTTRVNFDQELTADQVMINGQQLAGPAAAKVTHLLDIVRQRNGLSARARVDSQNHVPTAAGLASSASAFAALAGAASRAAGLQLSRRELSRLARRGSGSATRSIYGGLVEWQAGHDDQTSYALPIMEQVDFGIEMIAILVDTHKKKISSRFGMQQSVSTSPYYRVWPEVVAQDMAAVKKAIAAQDIDQIGAIAEENALRMHALTLSADPGFTYFDSDTITAMTIVRELRENGVNCYFTMDAGPNVKVIYDQANRKAVYSTLAAQFGTDRLVVAKPGPGIEIWND, encoded by the coding sequence ATGGCGACCGCGAAAGCCCACACCAACATCGCCCTAGTCAAGTATTGGGGCAAAAAGGACCAGGAGCTGATTATTCCGCAAACGGACAGCCTGTCCTTAACGCTTGATGAATTCTACACCACCACCAGGGTCAACTTTGACCAGGAACTAACCGCCGACCAAGTAATGATCAACGGCCAGCAGCTTGCCGGACCAGCGGCCGCGAAAGTGACCCACCTGTTGGACATTGTACGACAGCGCAACGGCCTAAGTGCCCGGGCACGGGTAGATTCGCAAAACCACGTGCCCACAGCAGCAGGATTGGCCTCTTCTGCCTCCGCGTTTGCGGCTCTGGCGGGTGCTGCGAGCCGGGCGGCTGGTTTACAGCTGAGCCGGCGCGAACTTTCCCGACTGGCACGCCGGGGGTCCGGTTCGGCAACCCGGTCAATTTATGGCGGCTTAGTCGAATGGCAGGCCGGCCACGATGACCAGACTTCCTACGCGCTGCCGATTATGGAACAAGTCGATTTTGGTATTGAAATGATTGCCATCCTGGTCGATACCCATAAGAAGAAGATTTCGAGCCGGTTTGGCATGCAGCAGAGTGTTTCGACCTCTCCCTACTACCGGGTCTGGCCGGAAGTGGTCGCTCAAGACATGGCGGCGGTTAAAAAGGCCATCGCGGCCCAGGATATTGACCAGATTGGGGCCATCGCCGAGGAAAACGCCCTGCGAATGCACGCCCTGACACTCTCCGCCGACCCCGGCTTCACCTACTTTGACAGTGATACCATAACGGCGATGACCATCGTCAGGGAGCTGCGTGAAAATGGTGTCAACTGCTACTTTACAATGGACGCCGGGCCGAACGTGAAGGTCATTTATGACCAAGCCAACCGGAAAGCAGTCTACTCGACCCTGGCAGCCCAGTTTGGTACTGACCGGCTGGTAGTTGCTAAACCGGGACCGGGAATTGAGATTTGGAATGATTAA
- a CDS encoding Cof-type HAD-IIB family hydrolase, whose amino-acid sequence MDQHLIALDLDGTTLNNQSTLTQETIRTLRTLADEGHIVSIITGRPYRIARHIYDQIGIKTPMVNFNGALTHIPHEAWDGEYEVALTRELALDLLANREQLGIKTITVEDKYRVWANHPTKDLPEFLPDHLRDDQLLTAENLTGRPISLIIEYQPGQAEKVIKAVNEKYGTFVEARVWGGPYNILELIHRGTHKESGMYYVAKQYQISRSHIIAFGDEHNDLEMLDAAGRGVAMQNAIPDIKAIADDVTPVDNDHDGLAKYLQEYFKLSI is encoded by the coding sequence GTGGATCAGCACTTAATCGCCCTCGATCTCGACGGGACCACGTTAAATAACCAGTCCACCCTCACCCAGGAAACTATCCGTACCCTGCGAACCCTTGCGGATGAAGGCCATATCGTCAGTATCATTACCGGTCGGCCCTACCGGATTGCCCGGCATATCTATGATCAAATTGGAATTAAGACACCGATGGTCAATTTCAATGGTGCCCTGACGCACATCCCCCACGAGGCTTGGGATGGTGAATACGAAGTGGCACTGACCCGGGAACTGGCGCTGGACCTGCTTGCCAACCGCGAACAACTCGGCATCAAAACAATCACCGTTGAAGACAAGTACCGGGTCTGGGCAAACCACCCCACTAAGGACCTGCCCGAATTCTTACCGGACCACCTCCGGGATGACCAGCTGCTGACGGCCGAGAACCTTACTGGCCGACCGATCTCATTGATTATCGAGTACCAACCGGGCCAGGCTGAAAAAGTCATTAAGGCGGTCAACGAGAAGTATGGCACCTTCGTAGAAGCACGGGTCTGGGGCGGTCCTTACAATATTCTGGAACTAATCCACCGCGGCACGCACAAGGAATCAGGAATGTACTACGTTGCCAAGCAGTACCAGATTAGCCGGTCCCACATCATTGCGTTTGGCGATGAACATAACGACCTGGAAATGCTGGATGCTGCCGGCCGCGGGGTCGCAATGCAAAACGCGATTCCAGACATCAAGGCGATTGCCGACGACGTCACTCCGGTTGATAACGACCACGACGGGTTGGCAAAGTATCTTCAAGAATACTTTAAACTTAGTATTTAA
- a CDS encoding SPFH domain-containing protein has product MKEKNAFHINGYLAFLLTIIVALVAAWLGYRGLTADQVGLTVIGAILLVLVAVAATSLTIIQPNEAKALTFFGNYIGTIRDAGLFLTVPFTEKERVSLRVGNFNSQILKVNDSQGNPVEIAAVIVYRVVDTAKALFAVDDYEQFVQIQSESAVRHVASEYPYDTFEDEDALTLRSNPTEVSDRLTAELQERLNVAGVEIIETRLTHLAYATEIASAMLQKQQSAAILSARKIIVEGAVSITEDAIDRLARETELDLTDAQRLQIINNIMVAIVSERGTQPVINTGTNN; this is encoded by the coding sequence ATGAAAGAAAAGAATGCGTTTCATATCAACGGCTACTTAGCCTTCCTCCTCACAATTATAGTCGCGTTGGTTGCTGCCTGGCTGGGTTACCGGGGGTTAACCGCTGACCAGGTGGGCCTCACGGTGATCGGTGCCATTTTGCTGGTGCTGGTAGCAGTAGCTGCTACGTCATTGACCATTATCCAGCCAAACGAGGCCAAGGCCCTGACTTTCTTCGGCAATTATATCGGGACAATCCGGGATGCCGGCCTCTTTTTGACGGTGCCCTTTACCGAGAAGGAACGGGTATCGTTACGGGTTGGCAACTTCAATAGTCAGATTCTCAAGGTCAATGACTCACAAGGGAATCCAGTTGAGATTGCTGCCGTAATAGTTTACCGGGTAGTTGACACTGCCAAAGCACTCTTTGCTGTTGATGACTACGAGCAGTTTGTTCAGATTCAGAGCGAGTCGGCTGTCCGCCACGTGGCAAGTGAGTACCCATATGATACCTTTGAGGATGAGGACGCCCTGACCTTGCGGAGCAACCCAACAGAGGTGTCAGACCGGTTGACCGCGGAGCTCCAGGAACGGCTCAATGTTGCCGGGGTTGAAATTATTGAAACCCGGCTGACTCACCTGGCCTACGCAACCGAAATCGCCAGTGCAATGTTGCAGAAACAGCAGTCGGCTGCCATTCTATCTGCCCGTAAGATTATTGTTGAGGGGGCGGTCTCCATTACGGAGGACGCCATTGACCGCCTTGCTCGGGAAACCGAGTTGGATTTGACTGACGCTCAGCGCCTCCAGATTATTAACAACATCATGGTTGCGATTGTCAGCGAGCGGGGCACCCAGCCGGTAATTAACACTGGAACAAATAATTAA
- the fni gene encoding type 2 isopentenyl-diphosphate Delta-isomerase produces MESRQAQRKNEHLSLARKYYDQAHASHPFDQVRLIHTALPETAVADVDITSPLTKQIRLNAPFYFEAMTGGSQAALTINRQLAQIAAKYQLAMATGSVSIALKDPAARESFTVIRDENPDGIVIANLSSGASLTDARAAIDLLGANALELHLNAAQELIMPEGDRWFFWLDNIRELATALDVPVIVKEVGFGMNKVDVAKLAQAGVEAINVSGRGGTNFALIENRRNHKQDFATLAQWGQTTPEALLEARASKSGLPVIASGGISSPVDLIKAAALGASSCGVAGYFLNILQAAGPAALDQEVADWLTVIPRLLALQGVEQFTDLSVMADTVLAPELASYAQQRQLL; encoded by the coding sequence ATGGAATCGCGTCAAGCACAACGGAAAAACGAACACCTTTCCCTCGCCAGGAAGTATTACGACCAGGCACACGCCAGCCACCCCTTTGATCAGGTTCGGCTGATTCACACGGCCCTGCCCGAAACGGCGGTAGCGGACGTTGATATTACAAGCCCGCTGACCAAGCAAATCCGGCTTAACGCTCCCTTCTACTTTGAGGCAATGACGGGTGGCAGCCAGGCCGCGCTGACTATCAACCGCCAGCTCGCGCAAATTGCTGCCAAGTACCAGCTGGCAATGGCAACTGGGTCGGTCAGCATTGCCCTGAAGGATCCCGCTGCACGGGAATCATTCACCGTGATCCGGGATGAAAATCCGGACGGAATCGTCATTGCAAACCTCAGCAGCGGGGCCAGTCTGACGGATGCCCGGGCAGCCATTGACTTATTGGGGGCCAACGCGCTGGAGCTGCACCTCAACGCCGCCCAGGAGTTGATAATGCCGGAGGGCGATCGCTGGTTCTTCTGGCTCGACAATATTCGTGAGTTAGCAACCGCCCTTGACGTCCCGGTGATTGTCAAGGAGGTTGGCTTTGGGATGAACAAAGTCGACGTTGCTAAGCTGGCGCAGGCCGGTGTTGAGGCCATTAATGTCAGCGGACGGGGCGGCACCAACTTCGCCTTGATTGAAAACCGCCGCAACCACAAGCAGGACTTCGCTACGCTTGCCCAGTGGGGGCAAACAACGCCTGAAGCCCTTTTAGAAGCCCGGGCGTCTAAGAGCGGCCTGCCAGTTATCGCCTCTGGGGGAATCAGCTCACCTGTAGACCTTATCAAGGCCGCCGCTCTGGGGGCCAGTTCCTGTGGAGTGGCCGGCTACTTCCTGAACATTCTCCAGGCAGCCGGACCAGCAGCGCTCGACCAGGAAGTCGCGGATTGGCTGACCGTGATTCCCCGCTTGCTAGCCCTGCAAGGAGTCGAACAGTTCACCGACCTCTCGGTAATGGCCGATACAGTTCTAGCCCCAGAGCTAGCAAGCTACGCCCAGCAACGCCAACTGTTATAA
- a CDS encoding phosphomevalonate kinase codes for MITEKAPGKLYIAGEYAVVENGYPAVLVALDQFVTCTIKESAREMGQIFSRQYHNNQLLWRRMGDQMVVDKRDNPFSYILSAIKVTEEYARQFERELRIYDLQIDSQLDSQNGRKYGLGSSAAVTVATVKALCRFYNLPVTKDEIFKLAAIAHFEVQGNGSLGDVAASVYGGWISYHSFDRQWLAQQRQYLDIKSLVDLPWPDLQIESLHAPENLQLLIGWTGKPASTSQLVDKISLFKARRQDDYHRFLEESKSCIQRMVDGFHQQDLERIKREIRYNRDLLKQLGTNSGVDIETPVLNRLCQIAEQFGGAAKTSGAGGGDCGIVAIDQNADFNAVLKSWAQNHIEQLPLNVHFISDIKRRIQQHLPLN; via the coding sequence TTGATTACTGAAAAAGCACCAGGAAAATTATACATTGCTGGCGAATACGCCGTGGTTGAAAATGGTTATCCCGCCGTGCTGGTCGCCCTTGACCAGTTCGTCACCTGCACGATCAAGGAGTCGGCGCGGGAAATGGGCCAGATTTTTAGCCGGCAGTACCACAACAACCAACTACTTTGGCGGCGAATGGGTGACCAGATGGTAGTGGATAAAAGGGATAACCCTTTCTCCTACATTCTCTCTGCCATTAAGGTAACCGAGGAATACGCCCGGCAGTTTGAGCGGGAACTGCGCATCTATGACTTGCAGATTGACAGCCAGCTTGATAGCCAGAACGGCCGTAAGTACGGCTTGGGATCTTCCGCGGCGGTCACGGTCGCCACTGTAAAGGCCCTCTGCCGTTTCTATAACCTCCCCGTAACAAAGGATGAAATTTTCAAGCTGGCGGCAATCGCCCACTTCGAGGTTCAGGGCAACGGCTCCCTGGGTGATGTGGCGGCGTCCGTGTACGGGGGCTGGATTTCCTACCACTCCTTTGACCGGCAGTGGCTCGCTCAGCAGCGGCAATACCTGGACATCAAGTCCCTGGTCGACCTCCCCTGGCCCGACCTGCAGATTGAATCACTACACGCGCCAGAAAACCTCCAGCTCCTAATCGGCTGGACCGGTAAACCGGCGTCTACCTCTCAGCTGGTCGACAAGATTTCCCTCTTCAAGGCCCGGCGGCAGGATGATTACCACCGCTTCCTCGAGGAAAGCAAGTCTTGCATCCAGCGGATGGTCGATGGCTTCCACCAGCAGGATCTTGAACGAATTAAGCGGGAAATCCGCTATAACCGCGACCTCCTCAAGCAGCTTGGAACTAACTCCGGTGTTGACATTGAAACCCCCGTCTTAAACCGTCTGTGCCAGATTGCGGAACAGTTTGGCGGGGCAGCTAAAACCTCGGGGGCTGGGGGTGGCGACTGCGGAATCGTTGCTATCGACCAGAACGCCGACTTCAATGCCGTGCTAAAGTCCTGGGCGCAGAACCACATTGAACAGCTCCCCCTTAATGTCCACTTTATCTCTGACATCAAGCGGCGGATACAGCAGCACCTGCCGTTGAATTAA
- a CDS encoding DUF5590 domain-containing protein, whose protein sequence is MQSRREVQQAQSRGSFLKRVRNVLLVFLVILLVGWVTYAVSNQPRAAARRQAIQLAEKYGHLQDPQKFYIYNRESTFYTVAGKNQQGQSILVIVPQKGGNIRVLKQADGLSAQQVRTMTRQRRHPAEILKVAPGVFNDKAVWEVTYRNGKGRLCYDLINFKTGKYVQEINNL, encoded by the coding sequence ATGCAAAGTCGACGTGAAGTTCAACAAGCGCAAAGCCGCGGTTCGTTTCTGAAACGGGTTCGCAATGTTTTGCTGGTATTTCTGGTAATCTTGCTGGTAGGCTGGGTGACTTACGCAGTCAGCAACCAACCACGAGCGGCCGCTCGCCGGCAGGCCATCCAGCTGGCCGAAAAATACGGTCATCTCCAGGATCCGCAAAAGTTTTACATCTATAATCGGGAGAGTACCTTCTACACAGTAGCCGGCAAGAACCAGCAGGGACAGTCGATCCTGGTGATTGTTCCGCAGAAAGGCGGCAACATCCGGGTGCTCAAGCAGGCGGACGGCTTATCTGCTCAGCAGGTTCGGACAATGACCAGGCAGCGCCGGCATCCCGCTGAAATCCTCAAGGTGGCGCCGGGCGTGTTTAACGATAAGGCTGTCTGGGAAGTCACTTACCGTAACGGGAAGGGCCGCCTGTGCTATGACCTGATCAATTTTAAGACCGGGAAATATGTTCAAGAGATTAATAACCTATAA
- a CDS encoding helicase C-terminal domain-containing protein codes for MQKKNKRRTPKRDRTAPIYSVVDLETTGTSVNHGDRIIQIGCVLVQDGQVINHFETKVNPREKIPRAVVQLTGIQDRDVRKAPLFEDVAGTIYSLLTGTTFVAHNVNFDFPFLNAELERAGYPPLPIKAIDTVTLSQILLPTAKSFRLRDLTSSLQIEHDHPHSAVSDAEATASLLVDLLKRVHDLPTVTLDQLVQMKLDLPQQTAEVFTAELERRRTHPQPLSEDLFVSHGLVLHKQRLVAVEKATAKVRYPATRRAKEKLFKDQLVFRLVQAKMMNSIYNNYTHDEPKNMVVEAGTGSGKTLGYLLPLAYAAFPDKRIVVSTATNLLQEQVDSQAVRQLNQVLPFTVNSVVVKGNQHYIDLAKFVHSLSIIEDSKLVQLIKAKILVWLLQTTTGDLDELNLTTTRSPYFTEIRHRGVRTLNPKSEFYRDDFLVRRNKRLDQADVIITNHSYLVAHAELLGDGTRRPYLVVDEAQHLSRNILRQSRRQFNFQQIRAAVHILDGLVSNSSERNLVNIFADHPLGSYNVELLREDLHHVSEAVNQFQQALYRQFMQQSTTSTDNELIEQPLANEQLEQLLDIGGPVMMELEQALGSVQLHFSALRHIFSQQAGRWLPSDRYLMSQFQSQLTTLVDADTTLNSFNETLRHRGEEAAFWLTIRQSAEHSTMVLRGGLLSVNHFLTEQVYPYFAQPLFVGATLFSSSRSQYLYQQLDLDRRGTLTKRFASPFDYQHHSKVLIAKDAPLPGNQKNADYVHYLAQTIYDLTKDSNCQTMVLFNSLLMVDQVYSQLRETGLFNQRDILAQGITGSREKILKQFSTGENALLLGAASFWEGVDLPDTALELLIITRLPFDSPDEIMNRAYNSLLKRQGKNPFYQSELPKATMRLRQGIGRLIRTETDTGVAVILDPRLLTRRYGQTIMKNLERDYPLTILPTDQLVRTANNFLKKHH; via the coding sequence TTGCAAAAGAAGAATAAACGGCGGACACCCAAGCGTGACCGGACCGCGCCGATCTATTCGGTCGTTGATCTGGAAACGACTGGTACCAGTGTTAATCACGGTGACCGCATTATCCAAATTGGCTGCGTTCTTGTCCAGGACGGCCAGGTCATCAACCACTTTGAGACAAAGGTTAACCCGCGGGAGAAGATCCCCCGGGCGGTCGTACAGCTGACCGGTATCCAGGACCGGGACGTTCGCAAGGCCCCGCTCTTTGAAGATGTGGCGGGGACAATCTACAGCCTCTTGACGGGCACAACGTTCGTCGCCCATAACGTTAACTTTGATTTTCCGTTTTTAAACGCGGAACTTGAACGGGCGGGCTACCCACCGCTGCCAATCAAGGCCATTGACACAGTGACGCTCAGTCAAATCTTGCTGCCCACGGCGAAGAGCTTCCGCCTGCGGGACCTGACGAGCAGCTTGCAAATCGAGCATGACCATCCGCATAGTGCGGTCTCTGACGCCGAGGCGACCGCCAGTTTGCTGGTCGACCTCTTAAAGCGGGTTCATGACCTGCCGACGGTGACCCTTGACCAGCTGGTTCAGATGAAGTTGGACCTGCCTCAGCAGACAGCCGAAGTGTTCACGGCTGAGCTCGAACGGCGCCGTACCCACCCGCAGCCGCTCAGCGAGGACCTGTTCGTCAGTCATGGCCTGGTCTTACATAAGCAACGGCTAGTAGCGGTAGAAAAAGCCACCGCCAAGGTTCGTTACCCGGCCACCCGGCGCGCAAAGGAAAAGCTCTTTAAAGACCAGCTCGTTTTTCGTCTGGTCCAGGCCAAGATGATGAATAGTATCTACAATAACTACACGCATGACGAACCCAAAAATATGGTTGTGGAAGCCGGGACGGGGAGTGGGAAGACCCTCGGCTACTTGCTGCCGTTGGCCTACGCTGCCTTCCCTGACAAACGGATTGTCGTCAGCACCGCCACGAACCTGCTCCAGGAACAGGTCGATAGTCAGGCTGTTCGGCAGCTTAACCAGGTGTTGCCGTTTACCGTCAATAGCGTGGTGGTTAAGGGCAACCAGCATTACATTGACCTTGCCAAGTTCGTGCACTCCCTGAGTATTATTGAAGATTCCAAGCTGGTCCAGCTGATTAAGGCAAAAATCCTCGTCTGGCTGTTGCAAACGACGACAGGGGACCTTGATGAACTGAACCTGACGACTACGAGGTCGCCATACTTTACCGAGATTCGCCACCGGGGTGTGCGGACACTCAACCCGAAGAGTGAGTTTTACAGGGATGACTTTCTGGTTCGGCGGAACAAGCGGCTCGACCAAGCCGACGTGATTATTACTAACCACTCCTACTTGGTAGCTCATGCTGAGTTACTGGGGGATGGCACCCGGCGGCCGTACCTGGTAGTTGATGAGGCCCAGCACCTCAGTCGCAACATCCTGCGTCAGTCGCGGCGGCAATTTAACTTTCAGCAGATCAGGGCGGCTGTTCATATTTTGGATGGCCTAGTAAGTAATAGTAGTGAGCGCAACCTGGTCAACATTTTCGCCGACCACCCCCTGGGGAGCTACAACGTTGAATTGCTCCGGGAGGACCTGCACCATGTCAGCGAGGCCGTTAACCAGTTTCAACAGGCACTTTACCGTCAGTTTATGCAGCAGTCGACTACGAGTACGGACAACGAGCTGATTGAGCAGCCGCTGGCAAACGAACAGCTGGAGCAACTGCTCGACATCGGTGGACCAGTAATGATGGAGCTGGAACAAGCGCTGGGGAGCGTGCAATTGCACTTCTCCGCCTTGCGCCACATTTTTAGCCAGCAGGCGGGGCGGTGGCTGCCGAGTGACCGTTACCTGATGAGCCAGTTTCAGAGTCAGCTGACAACGCTCGTCGACGCTGACACGACCTTGAACAGTTTTAACGAAACCCTCCGCCACCGGGGTGAGGAGGCAGCATTTTGGCTAACGATCCGTCAGTCAGCCGAGCACAGTACGATGGTCCTCCGTGGGGGCCTCTTGTCGGTCAACCACTTTTTGACGGAGCAGGTCTACCCGTACTTTGCCCAGCCGCTGTTCGTTGGCGCGACCCTCTTTAGCTCGAGCCGGTCGCAGTATTTATACCAGCAGCTAGACCTAGACCGGCGAGGAACACTGACCAAGCGCTTTGCATCGCCGTTCGACTACCAACACCACTCTAAGGTCCTGATTGCTAAGGACGCTCCACTGCCTGGCAACCAGAAGAATGCGGACTATGTTCACTACCTGGCCCAGACGATTTATGACCTGACCAAGGACAGCAACTGTCAGACGATGGTCCTCTTCAACTCCCTGTTGATGGTTGACCAGGTCTATTCACAGTTGCGCGAGACCGGCCTGTTTAACCAGCGTGATATTTTGGCTCAGGGAATCACCGGTAGCCGAGAAAAAATCTTAAAGCAGTTCTCAACTGGAGAAAACGCGCTGCTGCTTGGGGCCGCCAGTTTCTGGGAGGGTGTTGACTTGCCGGATACGGCCCTGGAACTCCTGATCATTACCCGGTTGCCGTTTGATTCTCCCGACGAAATTATGAACCGGGCTTACAATAGCCTGCTTAAACGACAGGGAAAGAATCCTTTCTACCAGTCTGAGTTGCCGAAAGCGACGATGCGGCTCCGGCAGGGAATTGGCCGCCTCATCCGGACCGAGACGGACACCGGGGTCGCGGTAATCTTGGATCCGCGGCTCCTGACCCGTCGGTACGGTCAGACGATTATGAAAAACTTGGAGCGGGACTACCCGCTTACCATTCTGCCGACCGACCAGCTGGTGCGGACTGCTAATAATTTTCTTAAAAAGCACCATTAG
- a CDS encoding RsmB/NOP family class I SAM-dependent RNA methyltransferase, protein MILPDAFINKYQRLLGDEAPAFLASFDQPSTGGFRVNPAKAAPTATLERAVGKVEYVPTGYRGPVDGKSLDHVAGAIYSQEPSAMYVGEVVAPQPGERVLDLCAAPGGKTTHLVAKMKDQGLLVANEIFRKRALVLAENLERWGTAQTVVTNESPADLEKHFPQFFDRILVDAPCSGEGMFRKEPAGIEYWTPDYPAECANRQRKILASALRMLKPGGTLVYSTCTFAPEEDEQNAAWLLATYPGLTMVPIKKYPGMDDGRPEWADGNPDLAKAVRLFPHHIAGEGHFIAKFQLAATGSEPAVSGQAKKKKKHRKSHQQDGVTKEQRQFFSDFCQWFMPDYQPHQLLTYGDQLYDLPAEMSSVEGLTALRPGLHLGTFKKRRFEPALALALAIDPAVTTRRIDLSTEQWRSYVHGDVLSGSAELSNGWYLLTCQGFNVGFGKLVNGTVKNFYPKGLRF, encoded by the coding sequence ATGATACTACCAGATGCGTTTATTAACAAATACCAGCGCCTGCTCGGTGACGAGGCACCGGCCTTCTTGGCATCCTTTGACCAGCCATCGACCGGCGGTTTTCGGGTCAACCCGGCTAAGGCGGCACCGACCGCGACGCTTGAGAGGGCGGTAGGAAAGGTGGAGTATGTCCCGACCGGCTACCGGGGACCGGTGGATGGCAAGTCGCTCGACCATGTCGCCGGGGCAATTTACAGCCAGGAACCGTCCGCCATGTACGTCGGCGAGGTGGTTGCTCCCCAACCAGGCGAGCGGGTTCTTGACCTCTGTGCGGCCCCTGGTGGCAAGACGACCCACCTGGTCGCTAAGATGAAGGATCAGGGCTTGCTAGTTGCCAACGAAATTTTTCGCAAACGGGCCCTGGTCCTGGCGGAAAACTTGGAACGGTGGGGGACCGCCCAGACGGTAGTTACTAACGAGAGCCCAGCTGATTTGGAAAAGCATTTTCCCCAGTTTTTCGACCGGATTCTGGTGGATGCCCCTTGTTCTGGTGAAGGAATGTTTCGGAAGGAGCCGGCGGGAATAGAATACTGGACGCCTGACTACCCGGCCGAATGTGCTAACCGGCAACGGAAGATTCTCGCTTCGGCACTGAGAATGTTAAAGCCAGGGGGGACGCTGGTTTATTCGACCTGTACCTTTGCCCCGGAAGAGGACGAGCAGAATGCTGCCTGGCTGTTGGCTACCTACCCGGGGTTAACGATGGTTCCAATCAAAAAATACCCGGGAATGGATGATGGCCGGCCGGAGTGGGCTGATGGCAATCCTGACTTAGCCAAGGCGGTGCGGCTCTTCCCCCACCACATTGCAGGGGAGGGGCACTTTATCGCCAAGTTCCAACTGGCGGCTACTGGTTCAGAGCCAGCGGTTAGCGGACAAGCGAAGAAGAAAAAGAAACACCGCAAGAGTCACCAGCAGGACGGGGTGACTAAGGAGCAGCGGCAATTCTTTAGTGACTTCTGCCAGTGGTTCATGCCGGATTACCAGCCACATCAACTGTTGACTTATGGTGACCAACTTTATGACCTGCCAGCTGAAATGTCGTCCGTCGAGGGGCTGACCGCCTTACGACCTGGTCTCCACCTGGGGACGTTTAAAAAGCGGCGCTTTGAACCGGCCCTAGCACTGGCCTTGGCGATTGACCCCGCGGTAACGACCCGCCGGATTGACCTTAGCACTGAACAGTGGCGTTCCTACGTTCACGGGGATGTCCTGTCCGGGTCGGCTGAGCTTTCCAACGGCTGGTACCTGTTAACCTGCCAGGGCTTTAACGTCGGCTTCGGTAAGTTAGTTAACGGCACGGTGAAAAACTTTTATCCCAAAGGATTACGCTTTTAG